In the genome of Carnobacterium pleistocenium FTR1, one region contains:
- the comGD gene encoding competence type IV pilus minor pilin ComGD — MKSLNQKGMLLFEMLLVLLIAAGLLLIPTIYTKQTKITLENQLFIEELQSHMTAIQNYAILSGNVTTMIVSSQYKTIQFKVIDDEQNELNQLIYLPEMINTPNRKTYYFNGYSGNLRNFDTLVFFINNKRHTMAFQLGSGRYNWE, encoded by the coding sequence ATGAAATCCTTAAACCAAAAAGGAATGCTACTTTTTGAAATGCTTCTTGTTTTGCTAATTGCCGCTGGTTTACTGCTTATTCCAACTATTTATACAAAACAAACTAAAATTACTTTAGAAAACCAGTTATTTATTGAAGAATTACAGAGTCATATGACAGCTATTCAAAATTATGCCATTTTATCTGGGAATGTAACTACAATGATTGTATCCTCTCAATACAAAACCATTCAATTTAAAGTTATTGATGATGAACAGAATGAATTAAACCAATTGATCTATCTACCAGAAATGATAAACACTCCAAATCGTAAGACCTATTATTTTAACGGCTACAGTGGAAATTTGCGTAATTTTGATACTTTAGTTTTTTTTATCAATAATAAAAGACATACTATGGCTTTTCAGTTAGGAAGTGGCAGGTATAATTGGGAATAA
- the comGC gene encoding competence type IV pilus major pilin ComGC has protein sequence MKNRKPLNQKGFTLIEMVMVLFIISVLMLLIVPNVVKQKDSIDAQGTEALVTVIQTQVELYELEGEDGAVSLDALQQQGYLSAKQVKQASAKAIIITNGIVSSSQN, from the coding sequence ATGAAAAATAGAAAACCGTTGAATCAAAAAGGATTTACTTTAATTGAAATGGTAATGGTATTGTTCATTATTTCAGTATTGATGCTGCTCATTGTACCAAATGTCGTAAAACAAAAAGATTCAATTGATGCTCAAGGGACAGAAGCCTTGGTTACCGTTATTCAAACCCAAGTAGAACTTTACGAATTAGAGGGAGAAGACGGTGCGGTATCCTTAGATGCACTGCAACAACAAGGATATCTATCAGCAAAACAAGTCAAACAAGCCAGCGCTAAAGCCATTATTATTACGAATGGTATAGTGAGTTCGAGTCAAAATTAA
- the comGB gene encoding competence type IV pilus assembly protein ComGB produces MHMVTSVKRILLNSKSLKKKSLSVQASFLIKLSGLMTEGFSLKDALLFLKMILPKEAHWIKAILEELENGERFDHSVKKQGFSERVSSQIYLSFIHGNLTEALAASGNYLEEKVKQQSQLIKLLQYPLFLLLFMIGILMAIRYTILPDFEQMNATKGSVVNSIAIGFVYYFPAMLGVGSVVAFLLILVTRYQLGKLTAIQRTAFFMKIPVISNLLRLYYTNLFSYEWSQLLKSGHQMNKIIELMQSKETTQLMQEVACKMEKELRTGQNFKESMNSFVFFTNELGFIIMHGEATGRLGTELAVYAKDCQLRLTLQIQKIFSWIQPIIFLVIAFFIMCVYLALLLPTFTMMEEIL; encoded by the coding sequence ATGCATATGGTTACATCAGTGAAAAGAATTTTATTAAATTCCAAGTCCCTTAAAAAAAAATCGCTATCTGTACAAGCTTCATTTCTAATTAAGCTTTCTGGATTAATGACAGAAGGATTTTCCTTAAAAGATGCATTGTTATTTTTAAAAATGATATTGCCAAAGGAAGCGCATTGGATTAAAGCTATTCTTGAAGAATTGGAGAATGGAGAACGCTTTGACCATAGTGTAAAAAAACAAGGATTCTCTGAACGAGTTTCTTCTCAAATTTATTTATCTTTTATCCACGGTAATCTGACAGAAGCCTTAGCAGCAAGCGGGAACTATTTAGAAGAAAAGGTGAAACAGCAAAGTCAGCTAATAAAATTATTGCAATATCCCTTATTTTTATTGCTTTTTATGATTGGTATCTTGATGGCGATCCGCTATACAATATTGCCTGATTTTGAACAGATGAATGCCACTAAAGGTTCAGTTGTAAATAGCATTGCAATTGGTTTTGTTTACTACTTTCCAGCTATGTTAGGTGTCGGTTCAGTGGTAGCTTTTTTGCTGATTTTAGTGACTCGTTATCAGTTAGGAAAGCTTACGGCTATTCAACGAACTGCTTTCTTTATGAAAATCCCAGTTATTTCAAATTTGTTAAGGTTATATTATACAAATTTATTCAGCTATGAATGGAGCCAATTGTTAAAAAGTGGTCATCAGATGAATAAAATTATTGAATTAATGCAATCAAAAGAAACTACACAACTCATGCAAGAAGTCGCGTGTAAGATGGAAAAAGAGCTGAGAACGGGACAGAACTTTAAAGAATCAATGAACAGTTTCGTTTTTTTCACTAATGAACTTGGATTCATTATTATGCATGGTGAAGCAACCGGTCGGTTAGGAACAGAACTAGCAGTTTATGCAAAAGATTGCCAATTGCGATTGACTCTTCAAATTCAAAAAATATTCAGTTGGATTCAACCTATCATATTTTTAGTTATTGCCTTTTTTATTATGTGTGTTTACCTAGCTTTGTTATTACCAACGTTCACAATGATGGAGGAAATTTTATGA
- the comGA gene encoding competence type IV pilus ATPase ComGA → MMEIEEFTRHVVLKAQQTGTSDIHILPEDNQYQIYFRIGGKMSFWKAVPEEEGKRFISYFKYLANMDVGERRKPQSGAAQLIIEGKPTALRFSTITNFRAQESMVIRILNQSMHLSLLKTTYFKKEVQMIEQLAQFNSGLLIFSGPVGSGKTTTMYQLVRDSYLISKQQVITVEDPVEIEEPLFLQTQVNEKAGITYETLLKSSLRHHPDIIIIGEIRDEETAKMVIRGALTGHLIIASVHAKNTVGVISRLLELGVTQEQLKQTILGVVFQKLIPRYCPFCKGDCEPICVHINLYEKRAILYDVLSREELKQYLNQTQTEEQIQEKQTRSFNLLLRKAYAYGYISEKNFIKFQVP, encoded by the coding sequence ATGATGGAAATTGAAGAGTTTACACGGCATGTGGTCTTGAAAGCTCAACAAACGGGAACAAGTGATATCCATATTTTACCTGAAGATAATCAATACCAAATTTACTTTCGAATCGGTGGGAAAATGAGTTTCTGGAAGGCCGTACCAGAAGAAGAGGGTAAACGATTTATATCCTATTTTAAATATTTAGCAAATATGGATGTAGGGGAGAGAAGGAAACCACAAAGTGGAGCTGCTCAATTAATAATTGAAGGAAAGCCTACTGCACTGCGCTTTTCTACTATTACAAATTTTCGTGCTCAAGAATCTATGGTTATAAGAATTTTGAATCAATCGATGCATTTATCTTTGTTAAAAACAACTTATTTTAAAAAAGAAGTACAAATGATTGAACAGTTGGCTCAATTCAATAGTGGTTTACTTATTTTTTCAGGCCCTGTTGGATCAGGTAAAACGACAACAATGTACCAACTTGTCCGTGACAGCTACCTCATAAGTAAACAGCAGGTCATCACGGTAGAGGATCCAGTAGAAATTGAAGAACCATTATTTTTACAGACACAAGTTAACGAGAAAGCGGGTATTACTTATGAGACGCTATTAAAGTCTAGTCTACGTCATCATCCAGATATCATCATTATTGGTGAAATAAGAGATGAAGAAACGGCGAAAATGGTTATAAGAGGAGCATTAACCGGTCATTTGATTATTGCCAGTGTTCACGCAAAAAATACTGTTGGCGTTATCTCACGTTTACTAGAATTAGGGGTGACACAAGAACAGCTAAAACAAACCATACTTGGTGTTGTCTTTCAGAAGCTGATTCCAAGATATTGCCCTTTTTGTAAAGGAGACTGTGAACCCATATGTGTTCATATAAATTTATATGAAAAAAGAGCGATTTTATATGATGTTTTATCAAGAGAAGAACTTAAACAGTATCTTAATCAAACACAAACAGAAGAACAAATTCAAGAAAAACAAACCAGGTCTTTTAACTTATTGTTAAGAAAGGCGTATGCATATGGTTACATCAGTGAAAAGAATTTTATTAAATTCCAAGTCCCTTAA
- a CDS encoding YebC/PmpR family DNA-binding transcriptional regulator encodes MSGHSKWNNIQGRKNAQDAKRGKIFQKISREIYMAVKSGGPDPNINPSLRMVMDKAKSNNMPNDNVERAIKKGSTTGENENYDEVIYEGYGPKGTAVLVHTLTDNLNRTGTNVRVAFNKNNGSMGEKGSVSYMFDRKGYIAIEREGLEVDEDTMLMSVLEAGGDEMETSDEVFEIYTDPSDLPDVRDALEKEGYILAQAEVTMIPQTTVQLPEDKKVLFNQMIDKLEEDDDVTEVFHNAEL; translated from the coding sequence ATGTCAGGACATTCAAAATGGAACAATATCCAAGGGCGTAAAAATGCACAAGATGCAAAACGCGGGAAAATATTCCAAAAAATATCAAGAGAAATTTACATGGCTGTGAAAAGTGGTGGACCTGATCCGAACATCAACCCTTCATTACGTATGGTGATGGACAAAGCTAAGTCTAATAATATGCCAAATGATAATGTTGAACGTGCTATAAAAAAAGGAAGTACAACTGGTGAAAATGAAAATTATGATGAAGTAATCTATGAAGGATATGGTCCAAAAGGAACGGCTGTATTGGTTCATACGTTAACTGATAATCTCAATCGTACGGGGACTAATGTCCGAGTCGCTTTTAACAAAAATAATGGTTCAATGGGTGAAAAAGGTTCGGTTAGTTATATGTTCGATCGTAAAGGATATATCGCAATTGAACGAGAAGGACTAGAAGTTGATGAAGATACCATGTTAATGAGCGTTCTAGAAGCTGGCGGAGATGAAATGGAAACATCAGATGAAGTATTTGAAATTTATACGGATCCTTCTGACTTGCCAGATGTGCGTGATGCTTTGGAAAAAGAAGGTTACATATTGGCACAAGCTGAGGTGACCATGATTCCACAAACAACTGTTCAATTACCAGAAGACAAAAAAGTTTTATTCAATCAAATGATCGATAAACTTGAAGAAGATGACGATGTAACAGAAGTTTTCCACAACGCTGAGTTATAA
- a CDS encoding VanZ family protein has protein sequence MRSTTKDNFFIALALIIMAALFYSSSQPYGEQSMTGLLDEILAKEPLKNLLSLVQFNYAGHEVSIAAQGYSSFIEFFIRKLAHFGIYFLLGLCWFLGLKNKMTSIGLAAVVSWLLASGYAAFDEFHQSITPDRTPLMEDVILDATGALTSIILAVVFFLFYYKKKKNNYSFKKRKR, from the coding sequence ATGCGTTCGACTACTAAAGACAATTTTTTTATTGCGTTAGCACTTATAATAATGGCAGCATTATTTTACAGTTCTTCACAGCCGTATGGAGAACAATCAATGACAGGTCTTTTAGATGAAATCTTAGCTAAAGAACCATTAAAAAATCTTTTAAGCCTGGTTCAATTCAATTATGCCGGTCATGAAGTGAGTATTGCTGCGCAAGGTTATAGTTCGTTTATTGAATTCTTTATTCGAAAACTGGCGCATTTTGGAATTTATTTCTTATTAGGATTATGTTGGTTTTTAGGATTGAAAAACAAGATGACAAGCATTGGTTTAGCAGCGGTTGTTTCCTGGCTACTAGCATCTGGCTATGCAGCTTTTGATGAGTTCCATCAAAGTATTACACCAGACCGGACTCCTTTGATGGAAGACGTCATTTTAGACGCTACAGGTGCATTGACAAGTATTATCCTAGCTGTCGTGTTTTTCCTATTCTATTATAAAAAGAAAAAAAACAATTATTCATTTAAAAAAAGAAAACGGTAG
- a CDS encoding M3 family oligoendopeptidase: MKYNMKWDLESIFPGGSSSPELKEKLSIIRNQLDELSSLTTKWDTEKDSPAFKELNNILLVQEKLTKGLSQVFTFVEAVQSADVLDKHAGIIFGQVFELSSAFSTLQTISTKKMVAMPDDSWNDLVELPAFKEIEFSLNETRRQGKELLSETEEALINSLSVDGFQGWSDHYDSLVATIEIPFEDAEGHVQQLSAGQAYNKMNTDPDTKVREQLFKKWEETWGNMAPLFSDTLNHLAGFRLADYKAHGVKDFLKRPLEYNRMKQETLDTMWKAVSDHKQPFIDYLNRKAKLLGKEKLSWQDTEAPVMIGNAPAKVYPYDDGADFIVENFRKFSGKMADFAQYAFEHSWIEAENRGGKRPGGFCSELPESKESRIFMTYAESSSEVSTLAHELGHAFHSHVMTDLPTLNQQYAMNVAETASTFAEMIVADATVKEAVSKEEKITLLDTKIQSSLAMFLNIHARFLFETRFYNERQNGIITEDRLGELMEEAQKEAYQNSLSEYHPHFWASKLHFFIADVPFYNFPYTFGYLFSLGIYARSLEEGAGFEDKYIALLRDTASMSTEDLATKHLDVDLTKPDFWEAGIAIMKKDIDTFMELTEEYVK, translated from the coding sequence ATGAAATACAATATGAAATGGGATCTTGAATCTATTTTCCCAGGTGGGAGTAGTTCGCCAGAACTAAAAGAAAAATTAAGTATTATTCGAAATCAGTTAGATGAATTGTCCTCACTTACCACTAAGTGGGATACTGAAAAAGATAGCCCCGCATTTAAAGAGCTGAATAATATTTTACTTGTTCAAGAAAAACTGACAAAAGGACTTTCTCAAGTTTTTACATTTGTGGAAGCTGTTCAATCTGCAGATGTACTAGATAAACATGCTGGAATTATTTTTGGTCAAGTATTCGAATTGAGCAGCGCTTTTAGTACCCTTCAAACTATCTCCACAAAAAAAATGGTTGCTATGCCTGATGATAGTTGGAATGATCTAGTTGAATTACCTGCTTTTAAAGAAATTGAATTCAGCCTAAACGAAACTCGCAGACAAGGTAAAGAACTATTAAGTGAAACAGAAGAAGCATTGATTAATTCTCTTTCTGTCGATGGTTTTCAAGGCTGGAGTGATCATTATGATTCGCTAGTAGCTACAATTGAGATTCCTTTCGAAGATGCTGAAGGTCATGTTCAGCAATTATCTGCTGGACAGGCCTACAATAAAATGAATACTGATCCAGATACAAAAGTCCGTGAGCAGTTATTTAAAAAATGGGAAGAAACTTGGGGAAACATGGCTCCTTTATTCAGTGATACCTTAAACCATCTAGCTGGTTTTCGTTTAGCAGACTATAAGGCTCATGGTGTTAAAGATTTCTTGAAACGTCCCTTAGAATATAATCGGATGAAGCAAGAAACTCTAGATACTATGTGGAAAGCCGTTAGCGATCATAAACAACCTTTTATTGATTATTTAAATCGTAAAGCTAAATTACTTGGAAAAGAAAAATTATCTTGGCAAGACACTGAGGCACCGGTGATGATTGGAAATGCGCCTGCCAAAGTTTATCCGTATGATGATGGTGCTGACTTCATCGTGGAAAACTTCCGAAAATTCAGTGGAAAAATGGCCGATTTTGCTCAATATGCTTTTGAACATAGTTGGATCGAAGCTGAAAATCGCGGTGGAAAAAGACCTGGTGGCTTTTGTTCGGAGCTTCCTGAGAGTAAAGAATCTCGTATTTTTATGACTTACGCTGAATCATCAAGCGAAGTATCTACATTAGCGCATGAATTAGGGCATGCTTTTCATAGCCATGTAATGACTGATTTGCCAACTCTTAACCAACAATATGCGATGAATGTTGCAGAAACCGCAAGTACTTTTGCGGAAATGATTGTGGCTGATGCCACAGTTAAAGAAGCTGTTTCTAAAGAAGAAAAAATCACTTTATTGGATACAAAAATACAAAGTTCTTTAGCTATGTTTCTAAACATTCATGCTCGTTTCTTATTTGAAACACGCTTTTATAATGAACGTCAAAACGGTATTATAACGGAAGATCGCCTTGGTGAATTGATGGAAGAAGCTCAAAAAGAAGCCTATCAAAATTCTTTAAGCGAGTATCACCCACATTTTTGGGCTAGTAAACTTCACTTCTTTATTGCTGACGTTCCTTTCTATAATTTCCCATATACTTTCGGCTATTTATTCAGTTTAGGAATCTATGCTCGTTCATTAGAAGAAGGAGCTGGTTTTGAAGATAAATACATTGCATTATTGAGAGATACAGCTTCTATGTCTACAGAAGATTTAGCCACGAAACATCTAGATGTTGACTTAACTAAACCTGATTTTTGGGAAGCTGGTATTGCAATCATGAAAAAAGATATAGATACCTTTATGGAACTAACCGAAGAATACGTTAAATAA
- a CDS encoding diacylglycerol/lipid kinase family protein — protein sequence MTKAVLIVNPSSGGEKGKEYTEFALEILKSMYDDVVLKETAKGGDAEEFSEAAAKERVEAVIVMGGDGTVNECISGLAEEEYRPKLGIIPLGTVNDLGRALGIPLNPEAAIQMLPDAVTKKLDVGKVNDGYFINVIAIGKIPEAVKDVDIDQKTRLGSLSYLIEGAKAFNDSQSYPFELILDDDEVIEQESSLVLIVLTNSVGGFENMLPDAKIDDGYLHLVALKGKTLMDKVKLIPKVISGNVTNADQTLYRKFKSGKIAVTEEAIELVSNIDGDQGDNLPLTVKVLPSHITIFVPA from the coding sequence ATGACGAAGGCTGTACTAATCGTAAATCCTTCTTCAGGAGGAGAAAAAGGAAAAGAGTATACTGAATTTGCTCTAGAAATTTTAAAATCAATGTATGATGACGTCGTGCTTAAAGAAACAGCTAAAGGTGGAGATGCTGAAGAATTTTCTGAAGCTGCCGCAAAAGAGCGAGTAGAAGCAGTGATTGTGATGGGCGGTGATGGAACAGTAAATGAATGTATAAGTGGATTAGCAGAAGAAGAGTATCGTCCCAAATTGGGTATTATTCCTTTAGGTACAGTCAATGATTTAGGCCGTGCTCTAGGTATACCGCTTAATCCAGAAGCAGCTATCCAAATGTTACCAGATGCAGTCACGAAAAAACTGGATGTCGGGAAAGTAAATGACGGCTATTTTATTAATGTCATAGCGATTGGAAAAATCCCAGAAGCAGTTAAAGACGTAGACATTGATCAAAAAACAAGATTAGGATCTTTATCTTATCTCATTGAAGGAGCAAAGGCGTTTAACGATAGTCAAAGCTATCCTTTTGAATTGATTTTAGATGATGACGAGGTCATTGAACAAGAATCTAGTTTAGTACTTATTGTTTTGACGAATTCAGTCGGAGGATTTGAAAATATGTTACCTGATGCAAAAATAGATGACGGATACTTACATTTAGTTGCACTAAAAGGAAAGACTTTAATGGATAAAGTTAAATTAATTCCTAAAGTGATTTCAGGAAACGTAACTAATGCAGACCAGACACTGTACAGAAAATTTAAATCAGGCAAAATAGCTGTTACAGAAGAAGCTATCGAATTGGTAAGTAATATTGACGGAGATCAAGGAGATAATCTTCCTCTTACTGTCAAAGTTTTACCTAGTCATATCACAATTTTTGTTCCTGCATAA